One region of Vigna angularis cultivar LongXiaoDou No.4 chromosome 10, ASM1680809v1, whole genome shotgun sequence genomic DNA includes:
- the LOC108337397 gene encoding two-component response regulator ARR5: MDTDAVVSFDHVSPEDSHEVHVLAVDDSLVDRKVIERLLKISACKVTAVDSGIRALQFLGLDEQRRTSESDGFVPSLKVDLIITDYCMPEMTGYELLKKIKESSMFREIPVVIMSSENVLPRIDRCLEEGAEDFIVKPVKLSDVKRLKGYMTTKEVKVGSHDRGSGVEINNKRKLEEEEETSDMSSSPPSISTLSSSPSVSSPSSSPTSSPTVLASPIRRLKMSTTD, from the exons ATGGACACAGACGCCGTCGTTTCCTTTGATCATGTCTCGCCGGAGGATTCTCACGAGGTTCATGTTTTGGCTGTCGACGACAGCCTCGTTGATCGAAAGGTCATTGAACGCTTGCTCAAAATCTCAGCTTGTAAAG TTACAGCTGTGGACAGTGGAATCAGAGCACTGCAATTTCTGGGGTTGGACGAGCAGAGAAGGACCTCTGAATCTGATGGTTTTGTC CCGAGTTTGAAGGTGGATCTAATTATCACAGACTACTGCATGCCCGAGATGACAGGTTATGAATTGCTCAAGAAAATAAAG GAATCGTCCATGTTCAGGGAAATTCCAGTAGTGATTATGTCTTCCGAAAACGTTTTGCCTCGCATAGACAG ATGCTTGGAGGAAGGTGCAGAGGATTTCATAGTGAAACCAGTGAAATTATCTGACGTGAAACGGTTGAAGGGTTACATGACAACGAAAGAGGTTAAGGTTGGAAGCCATGACAGAGGAAGCGGTGTTGAGATTAACAACAAAAGAAAGctggaagaagaggaagagaccTCTGACATGTCATCATCGCCACCGTCCATTTCTACACTTTCATCATCACCGTCCGTTTCTTCACCATCATCTTCTCCTACATCTTCACCCACCGTTCTCGCTTCTCCAATCAGACGGCTTAAAATGAGCACCACGGATTGA